In Zingiber officinale cultivar Zhangliang chromosome 6A, Zo_v1.1, whole genome shotgun sequence, a single genomic region encodes these proteins:
- the LOC121993796 gene encoding MLO-like protein 10 — protein sequence MAGEAGGVESRELDRTPTWAVAIVCSVIILISILLEKGLHHIGEWLSRKNKKALFEALEKVKCELMILGFISLLLTFGQTYISKICIPDSIADTMLPCSIKTTEGTTEEAGREHRRRLLQNVLINQNLKRRMLAAGTVVSCPTGKVPLISVNGIHQLHIFIFFLAVFHVASSAFTMALGRAKMRAWKVWESETSSSEYEFSNDPSRFRFTRETSFVRQHTSIWNRIPILFYFVCFFKQFFRSVRKADYLTLRHGFINTHLAPRSKFNFQKYIKRTLEDDFKVVVSISSVLWVSAMIVLLLNIHEWEGLFWASLLPLVIILAVGMKLQAIITRMAIEIQERHAVVQGIPLVQLSDNHFWFGRPQFVLFLIHFTLFQNALQITYFFWIWYEFGLKSCFHDNFGFIIARVAIG from the exons ATGGCCGGAGAAGCAGGTGGAGTGGAATCGAGGGAGCTCGACCGGACTCCGACGTGGGCGGTTGCAATCGTGTGCTCCGTCATCATTCTCATCTCCATCCTGCTGGAGAAGGGACTTCATCACATTGGAGAG TGGTTGTCTAGGAAGAACAAAAAGGCATTGTTTGAAGCTCTTGAGAAGGTTAAATGTG AATTGATGATTCTTGGTTTCATTTCTTTACTACTGACATTTGGGCAGACTTAcatatctaaaatctgcataccggACAGCATTGCAGAtaccatgttgccatgctcaatCAAAACAACTGAAGGCACAACAGAAGAAGCTGGTAGAGAACACCGCAGGAGACTCTTGCAAAATGTTCTCATTAATCAGAATTTGAAACGAAGGATGCTAGCTGCTGGAACAGTTGTGTCATGTCCTACG GGAAAAGTGCCACTTATTTCGGTGAATGGAATACATCAGTTGCACATCTTCATTTTTTTCTTAGCTGTGTTTCATGTAGCAAGTAGTGCTTTTACAATGGCTCTTGGAAGAGCAAAG ATGCGTGCATGGAAAGTGTGGGAAAGTGAGACCTCATCTTCTGAGTATGAATTTTCCAACG ATCCATCAAGATTCAGATTTACTCGTGAGACATCATTTGTGAGACAGCATACAAGTATCTGGAATAGAATCCCAATCTTGTTCTACTTT GTTTgcttttttaaacaatttttcagATCTGTCCGTAAAGCAGATTACTTAACACTGCGCCATGGGTTTATCAAT ACTCATCTGGCTCCGAGAAGTAAGTTTAACTTCCAAAAATACATAAAAAGAACTTTGGAGGATGACTTTAAAGTAGTAGTGAGCATCAG TTCTGTCTTATGGGTTTCTGCCATGATTGTTCTTCTTCTTAACATTCATG AATGGGAGGGACTCTTCTGGGCATCACTACTTCCCCTAGTT ATAATTCTAGCAGTCGGAATGAAGCTACAAGCAATCATCACAAGGATGGCTATCGAGATTCAAGAGAGACATGCGGTCGTCCAAGGGATTCCTCTGGTGCAACTCAGTGACAATCATTTTTGGTTTGGACGTCCACAATTTGTTCTCTTCCTCATCCATTTCACACTGTTTCAG AATGCACTCCAGATCACCTACTTTTTTTGGATTTGG TATGAGTTTGGATTGAAGTCATGTTTCCATGATAACTTTGGGTTCATTATTGCGAGAGTTGCCATTGGGTGA
- the LOC121996123 gene encoding ferredoxin--NADP reductase, leaf isozyme 1, chloroplastic-like: protein MASAALTAALSLPSSSKSSSSSSVSISSVSLDRIASFHKACWCSKRRSVVRKHACVAVRAQVTTEAAPAKPVKVSKKQDEGVVTNKYKPKDPYISTCLLNTKITGDDAPGETWHMLFTTDGEIPYREGQSIGVIADGVDKNGKPHKLRLYSIASSALGDFGDSKTVSLCVKRLVYTNDQGEIVKGVCSNFLCDLKPGAEVKVTGPVGKEMLLPKDPNATIIMLATGTGIAPFRSFLWKMFFEKHDDYKFNGLAWLFLGVPTSSSLLYKDEFAKMEEKAPKNFRVDYAVSREQTNEKGEKMYIQTRMAQYANELWELLKKDNTYVYMCGLKGMEKGIDDIMLDLAAKDGIDWIAYKKELKKAEQWNVEVY from the exons ATGGCTTCTGCTGCTCTGACTGCTGCGCTCTCCCTCCCTTCTTCTTCcaaatcctcctcctcctcctctgtctCCATCTCTTCTGTCTCTCTCGACAGGATCGCCAGCTTCCACAAG GCGTGCTGGTGCTCTAAGAGAAGAAGCGTGGTGAGGAAGCATGCCTGTGTAGCTGTGAGAGCTCAGGTGACGACAGAAGCAGCGCCCGCGAAGCCGGTGAAGGTCTCGAAGAAGCAAGACGAGGGCGTGGTGACCAACAAGTACAAGCCCAAGGATCCCTACATCAGCACCTGCCTCCTCAACACTAAGATCACCGGCGATGATGCTCCCGGCGAGACTTGGCACATGCTCTTCACCACTGACG GGGAGATTCCTTACAGAGAAGGGCAATCCATTGGAGTTATCGCCGACGGGGTTGACAAGAATGGGAAGCCACACAAGTTGAGATTGTACTCGATTGCCAGCAGTGCTCTTGGAGACTTTGGTGATTCCAAGACT GTTTCTCTCTGTGTAAAACGGCTTGTTTATACGAATGATCAAGGGGAGATTGTCAAAGGAGTCTGCTCAAATTTCTTAT GTGACTTGAAGCCTGGTGCTGAAGTGAAGGTCACAGGGCCAGTTGGGAAAGAAATGCTATTGCCCAAAGATCCTAATGCGACAATAATTATG CTTGCTACTGGAACTGGGATTGCTCCTTTCAGGTCTTTCTTGTGGAAAATGTTCTTTGAGAAGCATGATGATTACAAG TTCAATGGACTTGCATGGCTATTCCTGGGAGTTCCCACAAGCAGCTCATTGCTCTACAAGGAT GAGTTTGCCAAGATGGAGGAGAAGGCACCGAAGAATTTCCGAGTGGACTATGCAGTGAGCAGAGAGCAAACAAATGAGAAAGGCGAGAAAATGTACATCCAAACTCGCATGGCACAGTATGCGAACGAGCTGTGGGAGTTGCTCAAGAAAGACAACACTTATGTCTACATGTGTGGACTGAAAGGAATGGAGAAGGGGATTGACGACATTATGTTGGATTTAGCTGCCAAGGATG GTATTGACTGGATAGCTTACAAAAAGGAATTGAAGAAGGCAGAACAATGGAATGTGGAAGTCTACTGA